Proteins from a genomic interval of Calypte anna isolate BGI_N300 chromosome 19, bCalAnn1_v1.p, whole genome shotgun sequence:
- the NF1 gene encoding neurofibromin isoform X6, which produces MAAHKPVEWVQAVVNRFDEQLPIKAGQQNTHTKVSTEHNKECLINISKYKFSLVISGLTNILKNVNNMRIFGEAAEKNLYLSQLIILDTLEKCLAGQPKDTMRLDETMLVKQLLPEICHFIHTYREGNQHAAELRSSASGVLFSLSCNNFNAVFSRISTRLQELTVCSEDNADVHDIELLQYISVDCSKLKRLLQETVFKFKALKKVAQLAVINSLEKAFWNWVENYPDEFTKLYQTPQTDMADCAEKLFDLVDGFAESTKRKAAVWPLQIILLVLCPEIIQDIAKDVVEETKMNKKLFLDNLRKALAGHSGSRQLTESAAIACVKLCKASTYINWEDNSVIFLLVQSMVVDLKNLLFNPSKPFSRGNQNADVDLMIDCLVSCFRINPHNNQHFKICLAQNSPSTFHYVLVNSLHRIITNSALDWWPRIDAVYCHSMELRSMFSETLHKAVQGCGAHPAIRMTPSLTFKEKMTSLKFKEKPTDLETKSYKLLLLSLVKLIHADPKLLLCNPRKQGPETQGSTAELITGLVQLVPQSSMPDIAQEAMEALLVLHQLDSIDLWNPDAPIETFWEISFNRECEA; this is translated from the exons ATGGCGGCCCACAAGCCGGTGGAGTGGGTGCAGGCCGTGGTGAACCGCTTCGATGAGCAG CTTCCAATAAAGGCTGGCCAGCAGAATACCCACACCAAAGTCAGTACGGAGCACAACAAGGAATGTCTCATAAACATTTCCAAGTACAAGTTTTCACTGGTCATCAGTGGTCTCACTAATatcttaaaaaatgttaataacaTG AGAATAtttggagaagctgctgaaaagaaTTTATATCTGTCTCAGCTGATTATCTTGGATACACTGGAAAAATGTCTGGCAGGG caaCCAAAGGATACCATGAGACTAGATGAGACTATGCTGGTCAAACAGTTGCTGCCAGAAATCTGCCATTTCATCCACACCTACCGTGAGGGGAACCAGCatgcagctgagctgaggagtTCTGCCTCTGGGGTTCTCTTTTCTCTGAGCTGCAATAACTTCAACGCTGTGTTCAGCCGCATCTCCACCAG GTTACAGGAACTGACTGTGTGCTCAGAAGATAATGCTGATGTTCATGATATAGAACTTCTACAGTACATCAGTGTGGATTGTTCCAAACTAAAACGACTCTTGCAAG AGACAGTATTCAAGTTTAAAGCCCTTAAGAAAGTAGCTCAGTTAGCTGTTATCAACAGTCTTGAAAAA GCATTTTGGAACTGGGTGGAAAACTATCCTGATGAGTTCACAAAGCTGTATCAAACACCACAGACTGATATGGCTG ATTGTGCAGAGAAGTTGTTTGATTTAGTGGATGGCTTTGCTGAAAGCACGAAACGTAAAGCAGCAGTTTGGCCACTGCAAATCATACTACTGGTCCTGTGTCCAGAGATTATCCAAGATATAGCAAAGGATGTGGTAGAAGAAACTAAAATGAACAAg AAACTGTTCCTGGACAATCTCAGGAAAGCACTTGCAGGCCACAGCGGGAGCAGACAGCTCACTGAAAGTGCTGCTATTGCTTGTGTAAAACTGTGCAAAGCATCTACCTACATCAACTGGGAAGATAATTCTGTCATTTTCCTACTAGTGCAGTCCATGGTAGTAGATCTTAAG AATTTGCTGTTTAATCCAAGCAAACCTTTCTCAAGAGGCAATCAAAATGCAGATGTAGACCTTATGATCGACTGCTTGGTTTCCTGCTTCCGCATAAACCCTCACAATAACCAGCACTTCAAG ATCTGCTTGGCACAGAATTCCCCATCAACTTTTCATTATGTTTTGGTGAATTCGCTCCACCGAATAATCACAAAT TCTGCCCTGGACTGGTGGCCCAGGATTGATGCTGTGTACTGCCACTCGATGGAGCTGCGCAGCATGTTCAGTGAGACCCTCCACAAAGctgtgcagggctgtggggctCACCCTGCCATCCGCATGACCCCG AGTCTTACATTTAAGGAGAAAATGACAAGCcttaaatttaaagaaaaacctACTGATCTGGAAACCAAAAGCTACAAGTTGTTGCTGTTATCCTTGGTAAAACTGATCCATGCTGATCCAAAGCTTTTGTTGTGT AATCCCAGGAAGCAAGGGCCAGAGACACAGGGGAGCACAGCTGAATTAATTACAGGCCTTGTCCAGCTTGTTCCACAATCCAGCATGCCAGATATAGCACAAGAAGCCATGGAG GCCTTGCTAGTTCTGCACCAGTTGGACAGCATTGACTTGTGGAACCCTGATGCCCCTATAGAAACATTCTGGGAAATTAG TTTTAACAGAGAGTGTGAGGCCTGA